A stretch of Imperialibacter roseus DNA encodes these proteins:
- a CDS encoding ABC transporter permease, which yields MLRNYFLTAVRNFLRNKTYTVLSLAGLTLGASCVIAIYSFLTLQLSYDKHQSHLEQVYRVVSHWKSGDDDVKFATVPHPLSGAIKSEIPGIEAATNLYSLSAQVNIPQEGGALKKLKEEDIGFAYQDVFEILDFEWVAGSSANALSDVNSVVISTATARKFFDINNEYDRALGRIINLGNKHDLVVKGVYQDFPKSTDFPFNMVAYYEAQEGVNAYFGEGKIWDRLNGNTQALIKLNSQTQESVVEAGIKDVVEKNNTLDGYSVFLQPLSQVHTTDYGTYSGMSLEPATIRVIVALAVLLIVISSINFINISTARAVKRAKEVGIRKVLGGHRPALIAQFLLESFIIVALAHGVSFLIADVMLGAAGDLIDYPMTIKDVPLTNWIVFCAISITAVSLLSGLYPAFVLSGFSPLTAIRTKISNIDKQSKFPLRKVLVGSQFAVSIGLIMGTIIVIFQLDYFRSQDMGFRKDGIVTIQFPEPDLKRSEVLKTELLKHPEIAQASLNLGGPLASTNNTGQHFSPEKGEDELFTVNVKEVDENYLDLFDIKLLAGRNVNATDTYQRSPEGESIINQRVVVTETLIRKMGIFNPQEALGKLFQATWGGKFQIVGVVEEFNANSLHQEAVPVMMNYGPNGFYELSIALASTDPEAGQAAVAIISEEWEKVFPELLIEYNFLDQRVANQYRMEDVMGKVMRFFALMAIVICAIGLYGLTDYMANAKRKEIGIRKVVGASVGQILNIFTKEILVVLSVAFLISATGTFLGMQKWLESYAYHITIGWEIVAISLGVTLLVTLVTMGYRSYTAARLNMVDVLKDE from the coding sequence ATGCTTAGGAACTATTTTCTTACTGCTGTACGGAATTTTTTAAGGAACAAAACCTATACCGTCCTCAGTCTTGCGGGTCTTACATTAGGTGCTTCCTGCGTGATAGCCATTTACTCGTTTCTAACCCTACAGCTGAGCTACGACAAGCACCAAAGCCACCTGGAGCAGGTATACAGGGTAGTGAGCCACTGGAAAAGTGGGGACGACGATGTGAAATTTGCCACTGTTCCCCATCCATTGTCCGGCGCTATAAAGAGTGAAATCCCAGGCATTGAAGCTGCTACAAATTTGTACTCACTTTCAGCGCAGGTGAACATCCCCCAGGAAGGAGGAGCATTAAAAAAGCTCAAGGAAGAGGATATAGGCTTTGCTTATCAGGATGTGTTTGAAATCCTTGATTTCGAGTGGGTAGCGGGCTCCTCTGCCAATGCGCTGTCAGATGTTAATTCGGTAGTTATTTCAACAGCAACCGCCCGAAAGTTCTTTGATATCAACAATGAGTACGACAGAGCGCTGGGCCGGATTATTAACCTTGGCAACAAGCATGATTTAGTCGTGAAAGGTGTGTACCAGGATTTTCCAAAATCGACCGACTTTCCGTTTAATATGGTAGCGTACTATGAAGCCCAGGAAGGAGTGAATGCCTACTTTGGAGAAGGCAAGATATGGGACAGGCTCAATGGCAATACACAGGCTCTCATTAAGCTGAATAGCCAAACCCAGGAAAGTGTTGTCGAGGCGGGCATAAAGGATGTGGTAGAAAAAAACAATACTCTTGATGGTTACAGTGTATTCCTACAGCCCCTGAGCCAGGTTCATACCACCGACTACGGCACCTACAGTGGCATGTCTCTTGAACCAGCCACCATCAGGGTTATCGTTGCTCTGGCTGTATTGCTTATAGTGATTTCCAGTATCAATTTTATTAATATTTCTACCGCCAGAGCTGTAAAAAGAGCAAAGGAAGTGGGTATCAGAAAAGTATTGGGCGGGCATCGCCCGGCGCTTATTGCCCAGTTTTTGTTAGAGTCTTTCATCATTGTGGCACTGGCTCACGGGGTTAGCTTCCTCATAGCCGATGTGATGCTTGGGGCGGCTGGTGACCTGATCGACTACCCAATGACTATCAAGGACGTTCCGTTGACTAACTGGATCGTCTTCTGTGCCATTTCGATCACAGCGGTGTCCTTATTGTCTGGTTTGTACCCGGCTTTTGTCCTCTCAGGTTTTTCACCATTAACAGCCATAAGAACAAAGATCTCTAACATCGATAAGCAAAGTAAGTTTCCGCTTCGCAAAGTGCTGGTAGGTTCTCAGTTTGCGGTGTCCATAGGTCTTATCATGGGTACCATCATTGTCATTTTCCAACTCGACTACTTCCGCAGCCAGGATATGGGATTCAGAAAGGATGGTATTGTGACAATCCAGTTTCCTGAGCCGGATTTAAAGCGATCGGAAGTGCTAAAAACCGAGCTGCTGAAGCACCCCGAAATAGCGCAGGCTAGTCTCAATTTGGGAGGGCCGCTGGCAAGTACTAACAACACCGGTCAGCATTTTAGCCCTGAAAAAGGTGAAGATGAATTGTTTACCGTGAACGTAAAAGAGGTGGATGAAAACTACCTTGACCTGTTCGATATCAAATTGCTTGCAGGAAGAAATGTGAATGCTACTGACACCTATCAGAGGTCGCCGGAGGGTGAATCAATTATCAATCAAAGAGTTGTTGTTACTGAAACACTTATTCGGAAAATGGGAATTTTTAATCCACAGGAAGCGCTTGGGAAGCTGTTCCAGGCAACCTGGGGAGGTAAATTTCAGATAGTAGGAGTGGTGGAGGAGTTCAATGCCAATTCACTTCATCAGGAGGCTGTGCCTGTAATGATGAATTATGGACCAAACGGCTTTTATGAGTTGTCTATTGCACTTGCTTCCACCGACCCCGAGGCAGGGCAAGCGGCCGTGGCAATTATCAGTGAAGAATGGGAGAAAGTGTTTCCTGAATTGCTTATTGAGTATAACTTCCTTGACCAGAGAGTTGCCAACCAGTACCGTATGGAAGACGTGATGGGCAAAGTGATGAGGTTCTTCGCTTTGATGGCCATAGTGATTTGTGCGATAGGGCTGTATGGCCTTACAGATTACATGGCAAATGCCAAGCGCAAGGAGATAGGCATTCGCAAAGTAGTGGGAGCCTCTGTTGGTCAAATACTGAATATTTTCACAAAGGAGATTCTGGTTGTCTTGTCTGTCGCCTTTTTAATATCTGCGACTGGCACTTTCCTGGGCATGCAAAAGTGGCTCGAAAGCTACGCCTATCACATTACCATAGGCTGGGAAATCGTGGCTATTTCCCTCGGGGTTACTTTGCTCGTCACCTTAGTTACCATGGGCTACCGCTCTTACACTGCCGCCCGGCTCAATATGGTGGATGTGCTCAAAGACGAATAA
- a CDS encoding PAS domain S-box protein: MDKSLNIALKNEVYQLTSTNESIYEAIEEYAHKGYWYLDLNAKTNWWANPRFWDSLGFSFSDGETDAPLPALEEVLLPDDLTALLQTIEQLSKEDSFLLTLKYRHKNNQHLSFAVHAKIVRDKAGKAARLLALHNKSKNQPFFVNELYNQVLYSIHEGYQLTDTTGSILDANDSFCKLIGYTRGELLTMNITHLAAELTPDQVQDFINKVLAKNGGTISTKARTKDGRLIDIEIRTTLIDHNGKPLLASFVRDVTEQLRTNERLEIALQQYNSHRNNSPLGTVEYTKDLIVTQWSRQCEEIFEWTADEILSANISAFNLIYEDDIDATTNVALDLMSGKVDGNVSLNRNYTKSGKIITCIWYNSAIKNEKGEVISIISLVQDVTHEKEIEYKLVENERALDVFFNNSLYGFFFMMLDEPVAWDDTVDKKKALEYVFEHQRITKINRAMLSQYGAQEKEFLDLTPKDFFDHDIDYGKTVWKELFDDGSLKVDTLEKRFDGSTFWVEGEYVCLYNSAGEITGHFGIQYDVTEKKEAELALTASEEKLKEAQKMAKMGDSTINLITGEFLASEGLLELVRVENMEGPELKKWLDAAQHPEDSGKLESCVRNCLANKQEVIPPVEYRMTRKDGILIWVRTQGKIIYENEKPSTIFFTTQDTSRSKAVEEQIKASELRFRSLIENSKDGLVILSVDGNIDYISPSIAGILGYQDSEMVGIDLEKMVHPEDIEGLINAFHLALQQPTTPITGLLYRARHKQGNWRWMEGSLTNFLEIPHISGVVNNFHDVTQRLESSNLLKKVNNQLKAAQKIAHLGYWEWNWKEETVFWSEELYAICKTDKIPSEAALFAAIHPEDQPTFTAYRKRLSEEKSETTIEFRFLIGKDVRIFMVRTLPLLDSSGKVIGLEGTVQDITERKEREQEILRLSTFPSENPNPVLRVLKDYTISYSNKASQPILVSKNSDKAPKLPEQLRNFVKQTFDGSEILRAEFSVGGITYSFTSARSQQGDYVNLYGLDISPQKEIEKALRDSEYLLNEVGRIAKIGGWELDPETGEGTWTREVAEIHDLPFGTEAGLELGLSFYLPSSRSILEKAINDAFQLGKAYDLELEIITAKGNRKWVRTIGIPLLTDDGKVKLRGSFQDITALKNAKDNILLEKELSDNIINSLPGAFYLYTQEGEFLRWNKNLEEVTGYAAEEISTMHPIQFFHDSEKELLTEKIENVFVAGEDSVDAHFLTKSDQMIPYYFTGKAISYDGETCLMGVGIDTSERKKALEALKHSEEQYRSLFENMNEGFALCEMVYEKGKAVDFTYIQVNKAFEDITGLKKPVGKKVSELIPGVVQANQEEIALLSRVCETGIPERFEVKVEGLNVWLSSSVFSPKKGFFVSMFQDVTERKLAAIAVESSEQRFRALVEQSLTGIYIFEKGKFIYVNDHFADMFGYEVDEVLTTLKPTDVLTQSEYSRSSDLIDKRLTGELDFVHYVAKGLKKDGATIWVEIHGSKIDLQGKDVITGTVLDITDRINSEQAMKELLETTTSQNIRLKDFSFITSHNIRSSVSNILGLTELLIQDPTNTEYLRMLRTSTEKMDTTIRNINELIHFENGLGEQEQINYNVVQSINNVLAQNNQVIKEGGLDVRTEVENELSIRCIPAYLDSILQNLVTNAIKYGTTKDSNIIEIKGRKTENKIVLEIKDYGRGIDLEKFKDKLFKIGGRFHSSSEGQGLGLYMSKRQIEAMGGDIEVESQPGKGTTFKVNFNAKGPENFFDR, from the coding sequence ATGGATAAATCGCTCAATATCGCTCTGAAAAATGAAGTCTATCAACTTACCAGTACTAATGAAAGCATTTATGAAGCAATAGAAGAGTATGCACATAAAGGATATTGGTATTTGGATCTCAATGCCAAGACCAACTGGTGGGCAAATCCAAGATTTTGGGATTCTCTGGGATTTTCCTTTTCAGACGGCGAAACCGATGCACCACTGCCAGCGCTGGAGGAGGTACTTTTGCCTGACGACCTAACGGCACTACTTCAAACCATCGAACAGCTTTCAAAAGAAGATAGCTTCCTTCTTACACTCAAATACCGTCATAAAAACAATCAGCACCTATCTTTTGCGGTACACGCAAAAATTGTAAGAGACAAAGCAGGAAAGGCCGCCAGGCTTCTCGCACTGCACAACAAAAGTAAGAACCAACCTTTTTTTGTCAATGAACTTTACAACCAGGTGCTCTATTCTATTCATGAGGGTTATCAACTTACCGACACGACGGGCAGTATATTGGATGCTAATGATAGCTTTTGCAAACTGATTGGTTACACAAGGGGCGAGCTCTTGACAATGAACATAACTCATTTGGCTGCTGAACTCACACCTGATCAGGTTCAGGATTTCATTAACAAAGTTCTAGCCAAGAACGGCGGCACAATATCTACAAAAGCCAGGACAAAAGATGGCCGCCTGATAGATATCGAAATCAGGACAACCCTTATCGATCATAATGGGAAGCCGCTACTGGCCTCTTTCGTACGTGACGTAACTGAACAGTTAAGAACTAATGAAAGGCTCGAAATAGCCCTGCAGCAATACAATTCTCACCGCAATAACTCTCCGCTGGGAACGGTAGAATATACAAAAGACCTGATTGTGACGCAGTGGTCGAGGCAATGCGAGGAAATTTTTGAATGGACAGCGGATGAAATTTTAAGCGCCAATATTTCAGCTTTCAATCTCATTTATGAAGATGATATCGACGCCACAACCAACGTGGCCCTTGACCTGATGTCGGGCAAGGTAGACGGCAACGTCTCCTTGAATCGCAACTACACAAAAAGCGGCAAAATCATTACTTGCATATGGTACAACTCCGCCATCAAAAATGAAAAAGGCGAGGTGATCTCTATTATATCACTCGTTCAAGATGTTACACACGAGAAAGAAATTGAGTATAAACTGGTCGAAAATGAACGAGCGCTGGACGTATTCTTCAACAACTCTCTGTATGGTTTCTTTTTTATGATGCTGGATGAGCCAGTAGCATGGGACGACACTGTGGACAAGAAAAAGGCGCTTGAGTATGTATTTGAACACCAAAGAATCACAAAAATAAACCGGGCGATGTTATCGCAATATGGTGCACAGGAAAAAGAGTTTCTTGACTTAACCCCAAAGGATTTTTTCGACCATGACATTGATTATGGCAAAACTGTTTGGAAGGAGCTGTTTGACGACGGTTCGTTAAAGGTGGATACGCTCGAAAAGCGTTTTGATGGATCAACATTTTGGGTGGAGGGCGAATATGTGTGCCTTTACAACTCTGCCGGGGAAATCACGGGCCATTTTGGGATTCAATACGATGTCACCGAAAAGAAAGAGGCCGAGCTAGCATTGACAGCCAGTGAAGAAAAGCTTAAAGAGGCACAAAAAATGGCGAAAATGGGCGATTCCACCATCAACCTAATAACTGGTGAGTTTTTAGCGTCAGAAGGGCTTTTGGAGCTTGTCAGGGTTGAGAATATGGAGGGCCCCGAGTTAAAAAAATGGCTGGATGCCGCACAGCACCCTGAAGACTCCGGCAAATTGGAGTCTTGTGTGAGAAATTGCCTCGCAAATAAACAGGAGGTAATTCCACCGGTTGAGTATAGAATGACAAGAAAAGACGGCATTTTGATTTGGGTCAGAACTCAGGGAAAAATAATCTATGAGAATGAAAAACCGTCAACCATTTTCTTTACAACGCAGGACACCTCCCGCAGCAAAGCCGTAGAAGAGCAAATCAAAGCTTCGGAACTACGTTTCAGGTCACTTATTGAAAATAGCAAAGATGGTCTGGTGATACTCTCTGTAGATGGCAACATTGATTACATATCCCCTTCTATTGCAGGAATACTCGGTTATCAGGATAGCGAAATGGTTGGAATCGATCTTGAAAAAATGGTTCACCCCGAAGATATCGAAGGATTAATAAATGCTTTCCATTTGGCACTACAACAACCGACGACTCCTATAACCGGTTTGTTATATAGAGCCAGGCACAAGCAGGGAAACTGGCGCTGGATGGAAGGGTCGCTGACCAACTTCCTAGAAATCCCTCATATAAGTGGTGTGGTTAATAACTTTCATGACGTAACCCAGCGACTGGAAAGCTCGAACCTTTTAAAAAAGGTCAACAATCAGCTAAAAGCTGCTCAAAAAATTGCACACCTTGGGTACTGGGAATGGAACTGGAAGGAGGAAACCGTCTTTTGGTCTGAGGAGCTTTACGCTATCTGCAAAACAGACAAAATACCTTCTGAGGCGGCCCTTTTTGCAGCCATCCATCCCGAGGATCAGCCCACATTTACTGCCTATAGGAAAAGATTATCCGAGGAAAAGTCAGAAACTACGATCGAATTTCGGTTTCTGATTGGAAAAGATGTCAGAATCTTCATGGTAAGGACCCTTCCCTTGCTTGATAGCAGCGGCAAAGTGATTGGCCTGGAAGGAACGGTTCAGGATATCACAGAAAGAAAAGAACGTGAACAAGAAATTCTAAGGCTTTCAACCTTTCCTTCCGAAAACCCAAATCCAGTGCTAAGGGTGCTGAAAGACTATACGATTAGTTATTCCAACAAAGCCAGTCAGCCAATTTTGGTCAGCAAGAATTCAGATAAAGCGCCAAAACTGCCTGAACAGCTCCGGAATTTTGTAAAACAAACCTTTGACGGCTCCGAAATATTGCGAGCGGAATTCTCGGTTGGCGGTATTACCTATTCTTTTACGTCAGCCAGAAGTCAACAAGGCGATTATGTGAACCTGTACGGTCTGGACATCTCACCACAAAAGGAAATTGAAAAAGCCTTGAGAGACAGTGAATACCTGTTAAATGAGGTTGGGAGGATAGCCAAAATTGGGGGTTGGGAACTGGATCCGGAAACAGGCGAAGGCACCTGGACCAGAGAAGTCGCCGAAATACATGATTTGCCGTTTGGCACTGAGGCCGGACTTGAACTTGGGCTGAGTTTCTACCTCCCCTCGTCACGGAGTATCTTGGAAAAAGCTATAAATGATGCGTTTCAACTGGGTAAAGCATATGACCTCGAATTGGAGATAATTACCGCAAAAGGTAATCGCAAGTGGGTTAGAACCATTGGAATTCCTTTACTAACCGACGATGGAAAGGTCAAGCTCAGGGGTTCGTTTCAGGACATTACAGCACTTAAGAATGCCAAAGACAATATTCTTTTGGAGAAAGAGCTCTCCGACAATATCATCAACAGTTTACCCGGTGCATTTTATTTATATACTCAGGAAGGTGAGTTTTTAAGGTGGAACAAGAACCTTGAAGAAGTCACAGGGTACGCAGCTGAAGAAATCAGCACCATGCACCCTATCCAGTTCTTCCACGACAGTGAAAAGGAATTGCTGACAGAAAAAATAGAAAATGTATTTGTTGCCGGAGAAGACAGTGTCGATGCGCACTTTCTCACCAAAAGCGACCAGATGATCCCCTACTACTTCACAGGCAAGGCTATTTCCTACGATGGTGAAACCTGTCTCATGGGAGTAGGAATTGATACCAGCGAACGAAAAAAAGCATTGGAAGCTTTGAAGCACAGTGAGGAACAGTACCGCTCGCTGTTCGAGAACATGAATGAAGGTTTTGCTCTCTGCGAAATGGTTTATGAGAAAGGCAAGGCAGTTGATTTTACGTATATACAAGTAAATAAAGCATTTGAAGACATTACTGGCCTCAAAAAACCGGTAGGAAAGAAAGTGTCGGAGTTGATCCCCGGAGTGGTACAAGCAAACCAGGAGGAAATAGCCTTATTGAGCAGGGTATGCGAAACTGGGATTCCTGAAAGGTTTGAGGTAAAAGTAGAAGGACTGAATGTGTGGCTATCCTCCTCCGTGTTCAGTCCAAAGAAGGGATTTTTTGTGTCGATGTTTCAAGATGTTACCGAGCGCAAATTAGCAGCCATTGCCGTCGAGTCAAGTGAACAGAGGTTCAGGGCGCTTGTAGAACAGTCATTAACTGGCATTTATATTTTTGAGAAGGGAAAATTCATTTACGTCAATGATCATTTCGCCGATATGTTTGGCTACGAAGTAGATGAGGTTCTCACCACATTAAAACCTACGGATGTATTGACACAGTCGGAGTATTCAAGGTCAAGCGACCTGATTGACAAAAGGCTAACCGGTGAGCTCGATTTTGTGCACTATGTAGCGAAGGGGCTTAAGAAAGACGGAGCGACTATCTGGGTGGAAATTCATGGCTCAAAAATTGACCTCCAGGGTAAGGACGTAATCACGGGCACTGTGCTGGATATTACGGATCGGATTAATTCCGAACAGGCAATGAAAGAGCTTCTTGAAACAACGACTAGCCAAAACATACGGTTGAAGGATTTCTCCTTCATCACGTCTCACAATATCCGGTCGTCGGTATCGAACATTCTGGGATTGACAGAACTGCTCATTCAGGATCCTACAAATACCGAGTACCTGCGCATGCTGCGCACCAGCACTGAAAAAATGGATACAACCATAAGGAATATCAATGAGTTGATTCACTTTGAAAATGGCCTGGGAGAACAAGAACAGATAAATTACAATGTAGTCCAGTCGATCAACAACGTTCTGGCACAGAACAACCAGGTAATTAAAGAAGGGGGGCTTGATGTCAGAACTGAAGTGGAGAACGAATTAAGCATCAGGTGCATTCCTGCCTACCTGGACAGTATATTGCAGA